The following coding sequences lie in one Aspergillus luchuensis IFO 4308 DNA, chromosome 8, nearly complete sequence genomic window:
- a CDS encoding uncharacterized protein (COG:S;~EggNog:ENOG410PV2G), giving the protein MAEYDHPVRPGIPGQTPKVHPEPPYRPYWARSPVQYAQDLLGYSEDPIEYDYNDRDYWDNCFFFPEDCSWSPPKGWIIENKTVEQDIALGDCYEQHTGGNMIPGLPDIKMLDAEALSDLLEDNLSPPEITSMMVFATNGAIFAYASSLPSRQLRNLSATYGAAYTCYAKNASCGNLTGVNPASHPSSYVTTPSVSLGDVGSIVFELDDLVAVVTRIADKVLLAAVGPSKLGDAEDAATPNGTQSLLNGSSHPGGDDAANDGRTYASVVAANGGRHGPSSDAQLESQYEIDRSSDLARLATLNLSASPSILLALESKSAALGRFLGQKLADLESPEDF; this is encoded by the exons ATGGCTGAATATGATCATCCAGTTCGGCCAGGTATCCCCGGTCAAACCCCCAAAGTCCATCCCGAACCCCCATACCGTCCTTATTGGGCACGAAGCCCCGTTCAGTACGCGCAAGACCTCCTCGGATACTCCGAAGACCCGATCGAATACGATTACAACGACCGTGACTACTGGGAcaactgcttcttctttcccgaAGACTGTTCTTGGTCTCCGCCAAAGGGCTGGATTATTGAAAACAAAACAGTCGAACAAGACATCGCGCTTGGAGACTGCTACGAGCAGCACACCGGAGGCAACATGATACCCGGTCTTCCGGACATAAAAATGCTGGATGCGGAGGCGCTCAGCGACCTCCTAGAGGATAACCTGTCGCCTCCAGAAATCACCTCCATGAT GGTATTCGCTACCAATGGCGCTATTTTCGCATAcgcatcctccctcccttcccggCAGCTGCGCAACCTGAGCGCAACATACGGTGCGGCGTACACATGCTACGCGAAGAATGCATCATGTGGGAACCTCACTGGCGTGAACCCTGCCAGTCATCCGTCATCATACGTGACCACCCCGTCTGTGTCCCTAGGCGATGTCGGATCTATTGTTTTCGAACTTGACGATTTAGTGGCGGTCGTGACAAGAATCGCAGACAAGGTCCTTCTTGCCGCAGTCGGGCCATCGAAACTGGGAGATGCCGAAGACGCAGCAACACCGAACGGTACACAGAGTCTTCTGAACGGATCCTCACATCCCGGAGGCGACGACGCAGCCAATGATGGGAGGACATATGCCAGTGTTGTAGCAGCCAACGGAGGCCGTCATGGCCCTAGCTCAGACGCGCAGCTCGAAAGCCAGTACGAAATCGACCGGAGCAGTGATCTAGCCCGTCTAGCGACCTTGAACCTCTCCGCCTCGCCATCCATCCTGCTCGCGCTGGAGTCCAAATCTGCAGCGTTAGGGAGATTCCTGGGCCAGAAACTGGCAGACCTCGAAAGCCCTGAAGATTTCTAA
- the GLO1 gene encoding lactoylglutathione lyase GLO1 (COG:G;~EggNog:ENOG410PHWD;~InterPro:IPR037523,IPR029068,IPR018146,IPR004361, IPR004360;~PFAM:PF13669,PF00903;~go_function: GO:0004462 - lactoylglutathione lyase activity [Evidence IEA];~go_function: GO:0046872 - metal ion binding [Evidence IEA]), with product MATDTSKYKLNHTMLRVKDPKKSLEFYQYLGLNKVNQIDFPENKFSLYFLAYDGPQSLQGDRHFTDRNGVLELTHNHGTENDPNYSVVNGNTEPYRGFGHIAVSVDNIEAACKRLEDAGYPFQKKLTEGRMRHIAFVKDPDGYWVEIIRRHNEDVGTTTDPSTYRLNHTMLRVKCAETSVKYYQEVFGMTLLRTIENKDAGFNLYFLGYPGANPEKREGATNPVSEWEGLLELTWNYGTEKQEGPVYHNGNTEPQGFGHICVSVDDLNAACDRFESLNVNWKKRLTDGRMKYVAFILDPDNYWVEVVQNEALKRTGNL from the exons ATGGCTACAGACACTTCCAAGTATAAGCTTAACC ACACCATGCTTCGGGTCAAGGACCCGAAGAAGTCTT TGGAATTCTACCAGTACCTGGGTCTCAACAAGGTTAACCAGATCGACTTCCCCGAGAACAAGTTCTCCCTCTACTTCCTTGCCTACGATGGCCCTCAATCTCTCCAGGGTGACCGTCACTTCACCGACCGCAACGGCGTCTTGGAGCTCACCCATAACCATGGCACGGAGAATGACCCCAACTACAGCGTGGTCAACGGTAACACTGAGCCCTACCGCGGTTTTGGACACATTGCTGTCTCTGTGGACAACATCGAGGCTGCCTGCAAGCGACTGGAGGATGCCGGATACCCCTTCCAGAAGAAGCTTACCGAGGGCCGTATGCGTCACATCGCGTTTGTCAAGGATCCCGATGGATACTGGGTCGAGATTATCCGCCGTCACAATGAGGATGttggcaccaccaccgatccCTCCACCTACCGCCTGAACCACACCATGCTCCGTGTCAAGTGCGCCGAGACTAGCGTCAAGTACTACCAGGAAGTCTTTGGAATGACTTTGCTGCGCACCATTGAGAACAAGGATGCTGGATTCAACCTTTACTTCCTGGGCTACCCCGGTGCCAACCCTGAGAAGCGAGAGGGTGCCACCAACCCGGTCTCTGAGTGGGAAGGTCTGCTGGAGCTCACCTGGAACTATGGCACGGAGAAGCAAGAGGGTCCGGTTTATCACAACGGTAACACGGAACCGCAAGGATTCGGACACATCT GTGTCTCCGTCGATGATCTTAACGCTGCCTGTGATCGGTTCGAGTCTCTGAACGTTAACTGGAAGAAGCGCCTTACGGATGGACGGATGAAGTACGTGGCATTCATCTTGGATCCTGATAACTACTGGGTAGAGGTTGTCCAGAACGAGGCGCTTAAGCGTACTGGTAACTTGTAG
- a CDS encoding transcription factor domain-containing protein (COG:K;~EggNog:ENOG410PVHN;~InterPro:IPR036864,IPR007219,IPR001138;~PFAM:PF00172,PF04082;~TransMembrane:1 (i689-706o);~go_function: GO:0000981 - DNA-binding transcription factor activity, RNA polymerase II-specific [Evidence IEA];~go_function: GO:0003677 - DNA binding [Evidence IEA];~go_function: GO:0008270 - zinc ion binding [Evidence IEA];~go_process: GO:0006351 - transcription, DNA-templated [Evidence IEA];~go_process: GO:0006355 - regulation of transcription, DNA-templated [Evidence IEA]) has translation MQPQSEKPKRAPRKHVTTACVPCRESKIRCDGATPNCHNCEKKGKDCKYQHGDDKRKVSLRAATELFSARIDQLCQFIYDHGLEPPPMKPEDEAGMNRVLDTLQIPRGLAKRRDSVASSGNNAQLQPVTQSPAHTPSPLPSLSRQPGGTEDVPKVSSPSHSVFPNQGLIPPVEKSQVSMNPLAMNPGLSANYPSTHWGFTLPTAESLDALYANIDGASNRSNENSTSPDSLQFTPDITQQPGVLLSQAWDRDNESDSGEEDEAEKDVIEQISHRIGTLKIAGDGHLRFYGATSNLNLVDVSATQQRQRPDARTVRHDGQDILNHLRVGQPVDQALEDHLVELYFTWQNPSTYVVDKDMYMDARMKWRNDLIDTPFYSEVLTNAMCAIGSAFEARYHPTFITFPKSLSEFFADRAKALLEIELDSPCVATVQALVILSSHEGSSNRDARGWLYSGMSMRLAFDLGLHLDTTPYVEKGDISVHEADVRRIAFWGSYTADHFWGFYLGRPFRMNAGDITIPKPASDLGAEKEGMWHPYGLPMKSDLLENGLRNPNELISRQFAVLWEIVSPVGHILYGCSDIPRHDLQRLCHRVTDDLFAWKANLPSSLDVDLANDNVPKLPHLLVLHMQYHQIVIFTHRPWVSKSYIQPRSPRQGPGYHHARRMCVESSIAIARLLHIYEKHYTFRRMNNQVVAMIFSAALMLLYVTISSSRPGGDTASSNAEMVAYLNLCFRALDEIGQSFENAKRTRDFLVSLQRRWQAHMRRSGALKRQTSRHQLSSQQPTGRISDAEASRKKSRVTAPKNQAAVPLSFNNTSSITAPGLSLNHSQSQLHQGPGQPASDPTQQLGVCQPGELDWIRDSDLQLLSENLGDSGFPHLGNTSTTYGGDPTLPSLTDIEPWWDSPNGTNTFGGSSL, from the exons ATGCAGCCGCAGTCTGAGAAGCCCAAGCGGGCGCCTCGGAAGCATGTCACCACCGCTTGTGTTCCTTGTCGGGAGAGCAAGATCAGG TGTGACGGTGCCACTCCGAACTGCCACAATtgcgagaagaagggaaaggattGCAAATACCAACACGGTGATGATAAGCGGAA AGTGTCTCTCCGTGCCGCGACGGAGTTATTTTCCGCAAGAATAGACCAACTATGCCAGTTCATCTACGATCATGGGTTGGAACCGCCCCCAATGAAACCTGAAGATGAGGCGGGCATGAATAGGGTTCTGGATACCCTGCAAATTCCTCGGGGGCTAGCGAAAAGGAGGGATTCAGTGGCGTCTAGTGGGAACAATGCGCAGCTCCAACCCGTTACTCAATCCCCGGCCCAcacaccatctcctcttccttctttgaGTCGTCAACCAGGTGGCACCGAGGATGTACCCAAggtctcctctccatcgcaCAGTGTATTTCCTAACCAGGGTCTCATACCACCGGTCGAGAAAAGTCAAGTTTCTATGAACCCTTTGGCGATGAACCCGGGGTTGTCCGCCAATTATCCTTCGACACACTGGGGGTTCACTCTTCCGACGGCAGAGAGCTTAGATGCTCTATACGCCAACATAGACGGCGCTTCCAATCGTTCCAACGAGAATAGTACTAGTCCTGATAGCCTCCAGTTCACACCAGACATCACTCAACAACCGGGCGTTTTACTGAGCCAAGCGTGGGACCGAGACAATGAGTCAGATAgtggcgaggaagacgaagcgGAAAAAGATGTCATTGAGCAGATATCGCATCGCATTGGGACTCTGAAGATCGCCGGTGATGGTCACCTCAGATTTTATGGAGCTACTTCAAATCTCAACCTTGTAGACGTGTCTGCGACACAACAACGCCAACGCCCAGATGCACGGACCGTCCGTCATGATGGACAAGATATATTGAACCATCTGCGGGTGGGGCAGCCTGTTGACCAGGCCCTCGAGGACCACCTTGTCGAACTCTACTTCACCTGGCAAAACCCTAGCACATATGTGGTCGATAAGGATATGTATATGGATGCGAGGATGAAATGGAGGAACGACTTGATTGACACACCCTTTTATTCGGAGGTCCTGACGAATGCCAT GTGCGCCATTGGTAGTGCATTCGAAGCCCGGTATCATCCCACATTCATCACGTTTCCAAAATCGCTTTCGGAGTTCTTTGCAGACAGGGCCAAGGCTCTTCTGGAGATTGAGTTGGATTCCCCTTGCGTTGCGACTGTCCAGGCTCTTGTTATCCTCAGCTCACACGAGGGATCCTCTAATCGCGATGCCAGAGGTTGGCTCTATAGCG GGATGTCAATGCGACTTGCATTCGATCTCGGACTGCATTTGGATACGACACCTTACGTTGAAAAGGGCGACATAAGCGTTCATGAGGCCGATGTACGTAGGATTGCATTTTGGGGCAGCTATACTGCGGATCA TTTCTGGGGGTTCTATCTGGGAAGGCCCTTCCGAATGAACGCAGGAGACATCACTATCCCAAAGCCTGCCTCCGATCTAGGAGCTGAAAAGGAAGGCATGTGGCACCCGTATGGGCTACCAATGAAGTCAGACCTACTGGAGAACGGATTGAGGAACCCGAATGAACTGATAAGCCGCCAATTCGCCGTTCTTTGGGAGATCGTATCGCCCGTCGGCCACATTCT ATACGGTTGCTCCGACATTCCACGCCATGATCTGCAGAGGCTCTGCCACAGAGTTACGGATGACCTTTTCGCTTGGAAGGCCAATCTGCCATCCAGTCTGGATGTTGACCTCGCAAATGATAATGTTCCGAAACTACCTCACCTCCTAGTACTGCA CATGCAATACCATCAAatcgtcatcttcacccACCGACCATGGGTCTCGAAGAGTTACATTCAACCCCGCAGCCCGCGTCAAGGGCCCGGCTATCACCACGCTCGACGAATGTGCGTCGAGTCATCAATAGCAATTGCCCGACTCCTCCACATATACGAGAAACACTATACATTCCGGCGTATGAACAACCAAGTCGTCGCGATGATCTTCAGTGCGGCGCTCATGCTCCTTTACGTCACCATATCAAGTTCCCGACCAGGCGGAGACACCGCTAGCAGCAACGCAGAAATGGTCGCCTACTTGAATCTCTGCTTCCGCGCACTCGATGAGATAGGCCAGTCATTCGAAAACGCCAAACGCACCCGCGACTTCCTGGTCAGTCTGCAACGGCGCTGGCAAGCGCACATGCGACGTTCCGGGGCACTGAAGCGCCAAACGAGTCGTCATCAACTCTCCTCTCAACAGCCCACAGGACGCATCTCAGATGCAGAGGCCTCGCGGAAAAAGTCCCGAGTCACTGCTCCAAAGAACCAAGCCGCTGTTCCTCTATCCTTCAACAATACGTCTTCAATCACAGCCCCAGGGCTTTCTCTCAACCACTCACAGTCTCAGCTGCATCAAGGACCGGGACAACCAGCCTCTGACCCGACACAGCAATTAGGCGTATGTCAGCCTGGGGAATTGGACTGGATCCGGGACTCAGATTTGCAGCTGCTCTCCGAGAATTTGGGCGATAGTGGATTTCCTCACCTGGGGAATACGAGCACCACGTATGGCGGTGACCCGACTCTGCCTAGCCTGACTGATATTGAGCCGTGGTGGGATTCGCCTAACGGGACCAATACTTTCGGAGGGTCCTCATTATGA